The following DNA comes from Chitinophaga nivalis.
GGTAAAAGGAATCGATTATTTATCCGGCAACCCGGTGATGTTACATATGTGGATCTGATGCAGGTATTTTTAGACAATATCGTATTTACCATTCAGCGAACAGGCGGTGTATCTGTTTACTGGTACGAACTGCTCAGCGGTATGTGCCGGAGTAACCTGCCGGTGAGCTTCCTGAATGCACACCCCGGATCAGCCAATATTTTTGAACAGAAAATCGATTATCAACTTTTTCCCTGCATCCGGGAAAGCAGTATTCCCAGCAAATACCTCCGGTATCTGCCGCTACGCTACAAACTACCGCCGGCCGCTGTTTTCCACGGTGGATACCTGCGTATATCCCCGCAAAAGGATGTATTGAATATACTCACGGTACACGACTTTGCACATGAAAGGAAACTCGCTTCCCGCTTCCCCCGGTCGCTGGCCAATACCGTACAAAAAGCCTATGGCATCAAACGTGCCGATGGCATCATCTGTATTTCCGATAGTACCCGGCAGGAATTGCTGCACTTCTATCCGGCTACCGATCCCGCGCGGATTAAGGTCATTCACCACGGTATTGCGGATGATTTTTTTCCGGTAGATAAAAGCCGGATGCAGACACCCGTGTGGCCGCATCCCATGAAAGGCCCCTATGTATTGTATGTAGGCGCCCGCAGCCGGTATAAGAAT
Coding sequences within:
- a CDS encoding glycosyltransferase family 4 protein produces the protein MQVFLDNIVFTIQRTGGVSVYWYELLSGMCRSNLPVSFLNAHPGSANIFEQKIDYQLFPCIRESSIPSKYLRYLPLRYKLPPAAVFHGGYLRISPQKDVLNILTVHDFAHERKLASRFPRSLANTVQKAYGIKRADGIICISDSTRQELLHFYPATDPARIKVIHHGIADDFFPVDKSRMQTPVWPHPMKGPYVLYVGARSRYKNFAIAIEVMEQLPPQYQLVITGGEPWSPQELQTLNNRLHGRYHILSAVSTVQLNLLYNYAFCLLYPSVYEGFGFPPGEAMKAGCVVVTTNRTAMPEIVGTAGLLVNEATATAFTEKIRLLENENFRQQLIQAGLQQAARFTWQQSVQATIRFYQDCWHSKFSR